The proteins below come from a single Gaiella occulta genomic window:
- a CDS encoding (2Fe-2S)-binding protein — MRPVTLTVNGVRHELELAPRELLVHVLRERLGLTGTNVGCDTSSCGACTVLLDGESVKSCTVLGVQADGAAITTIEGLARGGELHPVQQAFHDHHALQCGYCTPGMVMAAVSLIESGEARDEESIRNGLEGNLCRCTGYHNIVEAVAAAAGKA; from the coding sequence TTGCGACCCGTGACATTGACCGTCAACGGTGTGCGGCACGAGCTCGAGCTCGCGCCGCGTGAGCTGCTCGTCCACGTCCTGCGCGAGCGGCTCGGCCTTACGGGCACGAACGTCGGCTGCGACACCTCGTCCTGCGGCGCCTGCACGGTGCTGCTCGACGGCGAGTCCGTGAAGTCCTGCACCGTGCTCGGCGTGCAGGCCGACGGAGCGGCGATCACGACGATCGAAGGCCTCGCCCGCGGCGGCGAGTTGCATCCCGTGCAGCAGGCCTTCCACGACCATCACGCCCTCCAGTGCGGCTACTGCACCCCGGGCATGGTGATGGCGGCCGTGTCGCTGATCGAGAGCGGCGAAGCGCGGGACGAGGAGTCGATCCGCAACGGGCTCGAGGGCAACCTCTGCCGCTGCACCGGCTACCACAACATCGTCGAGGCCGTCGCCGCCGCGGCCGGAAAGGCGTGA
- a CDS encoding GNAT family N-acetyltransferase — MIGVAEIQEDELDRWIAVHNVVFPHDPQAPETMLDWKRQAEATAWFLARADGVDAGVAVAVIGWHAEAGVARTEAGVLPERRGRGIGTALLAAAARWAREGGMHSGDAAVDETDASSLAWAQRRGFVEVGRQSRLVLDLRQAAHAQIDPPPGIEIASWAQRPDALHGMYEVACEAYPDVPGEEHVRMAAFEQWLANDLKGAGDRPEATFVALAGGEVVGYAKLSLSAARPDTAFHDITGVRRAWRGRGIAGALKRAEIAWARQQGYARLETHNEVRNEPIRRLNDRYGYVVEPGVVVVRGPLPA; from the coding sequence ATGATCGGGGTGGCAGAGATCCAGGAGGACGAGCTCGACCGCTGGATCGCCGTGCACAACGTCGTGTTCCCGCACGACCCGCAGGCGCCGGAGACGATGCTCGACTGGAAGCGGCAGGCCGAGGCGACGGCCTGGTTCCTGGCGCGCGCGGACGGCGTCGACGCGGGCGTCGCCGTCGCGGTGATCGGCTGGCACGCCGAAGCGGGCGTCGCGCGCACGGAGGCCGGGGTGCTGCCGGAGCGGCGCGGACGGGGCATCGGCACGGCGCTCCTCGCCGCGGCCGCTCGCTGGGCGCGCGAGGGGGGCATGCACAGCGGCGACGCCGCGGTCGACGAGACGGACGCGTCGTCGCTCGCGTGGGCGCAGCGCCGGGGCTTCGTCGAGGTGGGGCGGCAGTCCAGGCTCGTGCTCGATCTCCGCCAGGCCGCGCACGCGCAGATCGACCCTCCGCCGGGCATCGAGATCGCGAGCTGGGCGCAGCGGCCGGACGCGCTCCACGGAATGTACGAGGTCGCCTGCGAGGCGTACCCCGACGTGCCCGGGGAAGAGCACGTGCGGATGGCCGCGTTCGAGCAGTGGCTCGCGAACGACCTGAAGGGGGCCGGCGACCGGCCGGAGGCGACGTTCGTGGCGCTCGCCGGCGGCGAGGTGGTCGGATACGCCAAGCTGTCGCTTTCGGCCGCGCGCCCCGACACCGCGTTCCACGACATCACGGGCGTGCGGCGCGCCTGGCGCGGCCGCGGGATCGCAGGGGCGCTCAAGCGGGCGGAGATCGCCTGGGCCAGGCAGCAAGGCTACGCGCGGCTCGAGACGCACAACGAGGTGCGCAACGAGCCCATCCGCCGCCTCAACGACCGCTACGGGTACGTCGTCGAGCCCGGCGTCGTCGTGGTGCGCGGCCCGCTGCCGGCCTGA